In Horticoccus luteus, the following proteins share a genomic window:
- a CDS encoding NAD(P)/FAD-dependent oxidoreductase — MSDSKHIAVIGGGAAGFFAAIVAAERLHAAGGGGRVTIYEATAHPLAKVRVSGGGRCNVTHACFEPRELVKRYPRGGRELLGAFHRFQPRDMVAWLAERGVELKAEGDGRMFPVTDDSATIVTCLREAAERAGVTLHTSLALRRAERKEGGGFALTLSDETSVECDRLLIATGGNRGSAGLTIAAALGHAIEPPVPSLFTFHIDDRRVEGISGVAVENVAVRVAGSKLAESGPLLVTHWGLSGPAILKLSAWGARELAEANYEFQITVNFLPPHTVESLRGEWARVRSEHPRKLVGGWCPLGLPQRLWEKLVTAAGIPATVQWAGVSGEALAALARQLTEAAFTVKGKSLFKEEFVTCGGVRLREVDFRTMESRLCPGLHFAGEVLDIDGVTGGFNFQSAWTTGWLAGQAMSE; from the coding sequence ATGAGCGACTCGAAACACATCGCGGTGATTGGCGGGGGCGCCGCCGGTTTTTTCGCGGCGATCGTGGCCGCGGAGCGGCTGCACGCGGCGGGCGGCGGCGGGCGGGTGACGATTTACGAGGCGACGGCGCATCCGCTGGCGAAGGTGCGGGTGTCGGGCGGTGGGCGGTGCAACGTCACGCATGCGTGTTTCGAGCCGCGGGAGTTGGTGAAGCGTTATCCGCGCGGCGGGAGGGAATTGCTCGGCGCGTTTCACCGGTTTCAGCCGCGCGACATGGTGGCGTGGCTCGCCGAGCGGGGCGTCGAATTGAAGGCCGAGGGCGACGGCCGGATGTTTCCCGTGACGGATGATTCGGCGACGATTGTGACGTGTTTGCGAGAGGCGGCGGAGCGCGCGGGCGTGACGTTGCACACGTCGCTGGCGTTGCGGCGGGCGGAACGAAAGGAAGGCGGCGGGTTCGCGTTGACGTTGAGCGACGAAACATCGGTGGAGTGCGACCGGCTGTTGATCGCCACGGGGGGCAATCGCGGTTCGGCGGGCCTGACGATCGCGGCGGCGCTGGGGCACGCGATCGAGCCGCCGGTGCCATCGCTGTTCACGTTTCACATCGACGACCGGCGGGTCGAAGGCATCTCCGGCGTGGCGGTGGAAAACGTGGCGGTGCGCGTGGCGGGATCAAAACTGGCGGAGAGCGGGCCGTTGCTCGTGACGCATTGGGGGCTGAGCGGCCCGGCGATTTTGAAATTATCGGCGTGGGGGGCGCGCGAGCTGGCGGAGGCGAATTACGAATTTCAGATCACGGTGAATTTCCTTCCGCCGCACACGGTGGAGAGTTTGCGCGGGGAGTGGGCACGCGTGCGCAGCGAGCATCCGCGAAAACTGGTGGGCGGATGGTGCCCGCTCGGTTTGCCGCAACGGTTGTGGGAGAAACTGGTGACGGCGGCGGGGATACCCGCGACGGTGCAATGGGCGGGTGTGTCGGGTGAGGCGCTGGCGGCGCTGGCGCGGCAATTGACGGAGGCCGCGTTTACGGTGAAAGGGAAGAGTTTGTTCAAGGAGGAGTTTGTCACCTGCGGCGGGGTGCGTTTGCGGGAGGTGGATTTTCGCACGATGGAAAGCCGACTGTGCCCGGGGCTGCATTTCGCGGGCGAAGTGCTCGACATCGATGGGGTGACGGGCGGCTTCAACTTTCAATCGGCCTGGACGACCGGATGGCTGGCGGGGCAGGCGATGAGCGAGTGA
- a CDS encoding Spy/CpxP family protein refolding chaperone, whose amino-acid sequence MKTSPKLMLLIAALGLAPMAPLVQAQDNPAPAPAADQDAHPARHARPDRLKMLTEKLDLTADQQAKVKAVLDDGAKQQKALHADENTPRAEKRDKALEIMLNTKKQIRALLTPDQQTKFDALREEHMEGRGRRMHHAN is encoded by the coding sequence ATGAAAACATCCCCGAAACTCATGTTGTTAATCGCCGCGCTGGGCCTCGCGCCCATGGCGCCGTTGGTGCAAGCGCAGGACAATCCGGCCCCGGCGCCCGCGGCCGATCAGGACGCACATCCGGCGCGTCATGCGCGGCCGGACCGATTGAAGATGCTGACGGAAAAGCTCGATCTGACCGCCGATCAGCAGGCGAAAGTGAAGGCCGTGCTCGATGACGGTGCGAAGCAGCAGAAGGCATTGCACGCCGACGAAAACACGCCCCGGGCGGAGAAGCGCGACAAGGCGCTGGAGATCATGCTGAACACGAAGAAACAGATCCGCGCGCTGCTCACGCCGGATCAGCAGACGAAGTTCGACGCGTTGCGCGAAGAGCACATGGAAGGCCGCGGACGGCGGATGCATCACGCTAACTGA
- a CDS encoding ABC transporter ATP-binding protein produces MIEALGLGKRYGDFTAVQDLSFCVRPGEVLGLVGPNGAGKTTSLRCLAGIIPATAGTVRIAGHDIALDPVAAKRALAFFPDEPRLFDYLTVRQHLAFVARIYGVDRHEEIAAPLLDELEIADKADELPGELSRGMRQKLAIACGLLHHPRVMFFDEPLTGLDPLGIRRMKDSILKRARDGAAIVLSSHLLHLLEEVCSHVLILKCGRKLAAGTLPDVVAQFSAGETDVSLEDVFIRATGGSER; encoded by the coding sequence ATGATCGAAGCGCTCGGGCTCGGTAAACGTTACGGCGATTTCACGGCAGTCCAGGACTTGTCCTTCTGCGTGCGGCCCGGCGAGGTGCTCGGATTGGTCGGCCCCAACGGCGCCGGTAAAACCACCTCCCTGCGCTGCCTCGCCGGCATCATCCCCGCCACCGCCGGCACGGTGCGCATCGCCGGGCACGACATCGCCCTCGACCCCGTCGCCGCGAAACGCGCCCTCGCGTTTTTCCCCGACGAACCGCGGCTCTTCGACTATCTCACCGTGCGCCAGCATCTCGCCTTCGTCGCGCGCATCTACGGCGTGGACCGGCACGAAGAGATCGCCGCGCCGCTGCTCGACGAACTCGAAATCGCCGACAAAGCCGACGAACTCCCCGGCGAACTCTCGCGCGGCATGCGCCAGAAACTCGCGATCGCCTGCGGCCTGCTGCACCATCCGCGCGTGATGTTTTTCGACGAGCCGCTCACCGGCCTCGACCCGCTCGGCATCCGCCGGATGAAGGACTCGATTTTGAAACGCGCGCGGGACGGCGCCGCCATTGTGCTGAGCTCGCACCTCCTGCATCTGCTCGAGGAGGTTTGCTCGCACGTGCTGATTTTGAAATGCGGACGCAAACTCGCCGCCGGCACCTTGCCCGACGTCGTCGCGCAATTCTCCGCCGGCGAGACGGACGTGAGCTTGGAAGACGTGTTCATCCGCGCCACCGGCGGCTCGGAACGCTGA